The DNA sequence TTGTTGCCTTTCTGGTACTCGCGGTAGTGACGCGTAACGGTACCGTGCGCGGCTTCGGCTTCCATCGTCTTACCGTCGGGCGTAACGAGCACCGAGGTCATCAGACCCAGCGAACCAAAGCCCTGTGCTACGGTGTCCGACTGAACGTCGCCGTCGTAATTTTTGCAGGCCCAGACAAAGTTACCTTCCCATTTCAGGGCCGAGGCAACCATGTCGTCGATCAGGCGGTGTTCGTAATGAACGCCTTTTGCTTTGAACTCCGCGTCGTAGATCTCCTGGAAGATATCCTTGAAACGACCGTCGTATTTTTTCAGGATCGTATTCTTCGTCGACAGGTACAGCGGCCAGTTTTTCTGCAGCGCCATGTTGAAACAGGCCTTCGCAAAACCACGGATCGACTCATCAAGGTTGTACATCCCCATGGCTACACCAGCGCCGGGGAAATTGAATACTTCGTACTCCTGCACCGTTCCGTCTTCGCCTTCGAACTTCATCGTCAGCTTGCCTTTGCCCGGTACCAGGAAATCGGTAGCCCGGTACTGATCGCCAAAGGCATGACGACCCACGATGATGGGCGCCGTCCAGTTGGTAACCAGGCGGGGTACATTGTTCATCACGATTGGCTCGCGGAACACGGTACCATCCAGAATGTTGCGGATCGTGCCGTTGGGCGACTTCCACATTTGTTTCAGGTTGAACTCCTTCACGCGGTCTTCGTCGGGCGTGATAGTAGCACACTTGATACCGACACCGTATTCTTTGATGGCATTGGCTGCGTCGATGGTTACCTGGTCGTTGGTTTCGTCGCGATACTCGATGCCGAGGTCGTAATATTTAATATCAACGTCAACGTAAGGCAGAATCAGCTTGTCTTTGATGAACTTCCAGATGATGCGTGTCATTTCGTCGCCATCCAGTTCGACAACCGGATTCGCCACTTTGATTTTTTCCATTGGACTAGGGTATAAACGATTGAAAAATACGATACAAAACCGAGCCGCAAAGGTAACAAAACCAAGGAATACCCACTACCTATCTCTCCCCTTAGCTTACTGACCCGCCCGGTTTTGTTTCCGGATCGTCGGGCGGGCGACGATCCGGATGCCGATTATCGCCGGCCGGTGTATGCGCATACGACCGGTAACGAGTCGTTTCTACCGGCTGGCCTTGATAGTCACCACCCCGGCACCCGTTTCCGTCGTGGTGTTTATTGCGATGGCCGATGGGGAAACAGACCCGAGCTTTTCCGCCCCGTCGTACAAAAAAAACGAGGCTCCGCCGGCTGGCTTCAGCTCGACCAGCTGCGCATCCGACGACTGGCTGACGAGTTCGCTTCCGCTCCGTACCCTGATGGAGAATACCATGCCCAGGTGCGTATAATCAGCTTTCGTCAGGGTGATCGACCCGGCAAATCCGGGTTCGGGCATACGGGCTACGTCGCCGTTCCAGTTCATGTAAGTCATGGTATACGTACCGGTGAGACCCGTAGTGTAATCGGCTGGGCGGTCGGTCTTCGTGGCGCAGGCGAGCAGGCCCGGCAACAGGATGAGAAAGAGAAACTTATTCATGGGATGGTGAGGAAGGTGGTCACTGGCAGGCGTACCCGTTGGCATCGATACCACCGGCTGATTTATACCACAAACCTACGCGGGCGACGCTCTTCAACGAACACTGTTGTTCCAACG is a window from the Spirosoma rigui genome containing:
- a CDS encoding NADP-dependent isocitrate dehydrogenase, which translates into the protein MEKIKVANPVVELDGDEMTRIIWKFIKDKLILPYVDVDIKYYDLGIEYRDETNDQVTIDAANAIKEYGVGIKCATITPDEDRVKEFNLKQMWKSPNGTIRNILDGTVFREPIVMNNVPRLVTNWTAPIIVGRHAFGDQYRATDFLVPGKGKLTMKFEGEDGTVQEYEVFNFPGAGVAMGMYNLDESIRGFAKACFNMALQKNWPLYLSTKNTILKKYDGRFKDIFQEIYDAEFKAKGVHYEHRLIDDMVASALKWEGNFVWACKNYDGDVQSDTVAQGFGSLGLMTSVLVTPDGKTMEAEAAHGTVTRHYREYQKGNKTSTNPIASIYAWTRGLAFRGQLDGNQELIDFANALEAVCVETVESGKMTKDLALSAYPAGTKLTAGEHYLNTEDFLEALDTNLKAKRGLA